CGGTCTCTTGTTTCTAAAGTTTGATTTCCAGACCAAATCCTAATGCGGTGTGAGGCCACAGTAAGCCTCCACAATTCTGGATGTTCAGGACCAGAGACAGGACTTATTATTTTTGGTCTTGGGGTAGagattcctttttctccccattcCCAAGGGTAGAAAGACTGTAATTTTTTATGCTTATATTTGTCTAGACTTTCTGTTAAGTCGCTATCAACAGCTGGACTCACTTGTGCACTTGGACACAACTGAGTTTGTCCTGAGCAATTGTGGTAGAATTGACCTCGAGGTGCCCAATCTATAATAGTTCCAAATTCATTGTTTTGTAATATCACCACACTATTGGCCACACATTCTTCCCAAACTAAGGCTTCTGTATTTTTTGATCCTTTGGGAATTTCCTTGGGGCAAGGTTTCCCTTTAGGTCTAAATTTTAATGATCTTTGATAAGAAAAGTCTTGTAAATAATTTACCCGTGGCCTGAGTGACATCCCGCTTACCATGTGATAAGTGAATCTACTGTTAGGACTGACAGTAGGTACTTCTACCAACCAATTTTGGACTGCAGGCATTAAGCATCCTGGTGCTCTCCCTAGGCAAATAGGAGGATAACGATACCCAATGGAAATATTTATCATCATCCCTTCTTCTTCAGGTTTGGCAGGGCAGCGATCATCTGTGGGGCCAGGTACCCATACACTATCATTAACATATACTTCTATACGATTATCCATCCATGTGACTGCCCGAATTAAGGGCGGGAAAGGCACATAGGCCCAGTAGGTATAATTAGCTGCAGCTGCTCCTGCAGGCATAGGGAGACTTACCACCGTTGATACAATCATCAAGGCTGCAAGCAGCAGCCTTGGAGTTTGTGTCACCTTTGTGTTCTCTAGACATTTTGTAGCTAACTGCGTCAGCTTCTTTAGTTGTGCCCAAGTCGGCGGCTCTGCCTTCTTGGTGGATGGCGACTTCGTCTGTTGTTCTGACATCACTATTTTGTTCATCTTGTGAGTCGACGGTGCTCAATTGCGGTGTCTCCGTCTCCACGGAGGTGCTTTTCTTTGCATCTCTGATGGGTTCATTGTAGAACTTCAAATGTCTAGTGGGTATCCAAACAGGAAGCTGATTTTCTCCTGGGGAAACACAAGCAAAACCTCTCCCCCACATTATCACCTTCCCTATTTcccatgtcttatttttattatcttccaCCAAATCAATTTTCCTTCATGTGGGCTGTTCTTTTTACCAGTAAGATGTTGTTCTGCAGAAGTAGTAGTCtgatttctataaatgtttaaaaaatttaaagtataaagtGCTAGATTAAGTTGCATCTGAGGAGTGGTACACTCCTTACTGTCTCTCCCTTCTTTTTGTTTAACTAATTGAGTTTTGAGTGTTCTATTAGTTCTTTCGACTACGGCCTGTCCTTGGGAATTATAAGGAATTCCTGTTGTATGTGAAATTTTCCACTGATTTAAGAATTTTTGGAAAGCTTTACTACAATATCCAGGTCCATTGTCAGTTTTGATTTTTTCTGGAACTCCCATTACAGCCAAACAagacaataaatgtttttttaacaTGGGAAGTACTTTCTCCTGTTTGGCAAGTTGCCCATATGAAATGTGAGTAAGTATGAACTGTTACATGATCATATGATAATCTTCCAAATGAAGGTAcatgtgtgacatccatttgccataATGCATTAGGACACAGACCTCTGGGATTAACTCCTGCCTCTTGAGTGGGCAGGTGTAAGACTTGACACTGGGTGCAATGTTGTACAATATCTTTTGCCTGTTTCCATGTGAcatcaaatttgttttttaatcctgCTGCATTTACATGAGCCAaagcatgaagttcttgtgcttttATGAATGCAGATGATACCAGTAAGTCAGCTTGTTCATTTGCTTTAGTCGAAGGCCCTGGTAAATTACTGTGTGCTCGAATATGAGtaatataaaatgggaaatttctttttcttacagtttGTTGTAATAAATTGAATAGCTGGTTTAATTGATCATCCATGCTATATTTGATTAGAGCTGTCTCAACATCCCTTGTAGCCTGTACTACGTATGTAGAATCTGATATAATATTGATAGGTTGGTCAAAATCTTGTAACACTGTAATGACTGCAACCAACTCTGCTCTTTGAGCTGATTGATATGGAGTTTTGATTACTCGTTCTTTTGGCCCTGTGTAAGCCACTTTTCCATTGCTGGAACCATCAGTAAATACTGTTAGAGCATTTTCTAAAGGTTTCCGTCTGGTAATTTTAGGTAGAATCTAAGTAGTCAAAAActggaagatttttgtttttgggtaATGATTATCAATCATTCCCACAAAATTAGCAAGGCCAATTTGCCATGTACCAGAATTTATAAAGGCTTGTCTAATTTGTTCCTTGGTTAAAGGGACAACTATTTTGTCTGGGTCATTtccacataattttattattcataatCTTGTCTGACCAATTAATGTGGCTATTTGATCCAAGTACAATGTAAAAGTCTTAACTGTACTGTGAGGAAGGAATGACCACTTCATAAGATCAGTATTTTGAATAATGATGCCTGTTGGAGAATGTGCAGTGGCAAAAATCGAAAGTTGGAGTGGGGCTAAgggatctattctatttatttgcaCTGACTGAATTTTCTCTTCcactaatttaatttcttttttgcctcTGGGGTTAACATTCTCTTACTATTTAAGTCTGAGTCTCCTCTTAAGATAGAGAACAAATTTGACATGGCATAAGTAGGAATGCCTAGAGTTGGCCAAATCCAATTAATATCTCCCagcaatttttgaaaatcatttagtgtttttaatgtgtcttttcttatttctattttttgtggcttaatttttttattttctatctgcatccctaaataatgaaaaggaatagaagtTTGGATCTTATCAGATGCTATTGTTAGTCCTGCGTTGGCAACCTCTGCTTGCAGAAATGTATAACAGTCAATTAATTTATCTCTCGTTTCTGCAGCACATAAAATATCATCAGTATAATGAATAATATAACAGTCTGAAAACTTGTTTCTAACTGGTTGAAGAGCTCGACCTACAAAAGTCTGACAAATAGTTGGACTGTTAAGCATTCCTTGAGGTAACACTTTCCACTGAAACCTGGTGGctggttctttattatttatggctGGTATAGTAAAGGCAAATTTTTTGCAATCTTGCTCCACCAGAGGGATGGTAAAAAAGCAATCCTTTAGATCAATTATAATTAAGGGCCAGTCTTTTGGGATCATGGCCGGAGAGGGCAACCCGGGTTGGAGAGGCCCCATGGGTTGAATAACGGTGTTTACGGCCCTTAAGTCAGTTAACATACGCCATTTGCCAGATTTCTTCTGAATTACaaacacaggagaattccaaGGTGAGAATGAAGGCTCAATATGTCCTTTTTTTAACTGTTCATTTGCTAATAAATGTAAAGcctccagtttttgttttggtaGTGGCCACTGATTTACCCATACTGGTTTTTCTGTCTTCCAAGTTAATGGTATGGGTTTTGGAGGCTTTACAGTGGCTGCCCCTAAAAAGGATAccctattccttttctttcttgatttattttagtCTCAATTGGAACTTTAATGCCATCTCCATTTTTCCTAGTCCCTTTTCTGGTATATATCCCATCTTGGTCATGATTTTTTGACTCGCGGGGCTATATGATGGAGCGGGCATAGTGATTTCCATaccccattgttgtaataaatctcgACCCCACAGATTAAGAGGAATTGAAGTAATCATTGGCTGAACAGTACTTTCTTGATTATCTGGCCCTAAACAATGTAAAATCTTAGTACTTTGATACACTTCTGAGGCTGTGCCTATGCCAACAAGTCCTGTGACAGCCTTTTGTTTAGGCCAATTTTTTGGCCACTGATTTAAAGCAATGATAGAGACATCCGCTCCAGTGTCTACTAACCCTTCAAACTGTTTTCCTTGAATAATGGCCTTACACACAGGCCTGTTCTCTGAGACCTGACTTGCCCAATATGCAGCctttcctgtcagatcagtgctTCCAAACCCTCCTGTTCTTTTTATCTCACTATTTTCAACCTTAATATATGGTAGGAGTAATAATTGAGCAATCTTGTCTCCTGGACTGGCACTCCAAGGAATTGAAGAGCTAATAACCAATTGAATTTCGCCTTTATAGTCTGAATCAACCACACCAGTATGAATTTGAACTCCCTTTAGATTTAGACTTGATCTTCCCAAGATTAGTCCTACAGTCCCCTCAGGCAGCGGGCCATATACCCCGTGGGGATTTTTTGTGGGGGCTCCCCTGGAAGCAGAGAGACTGCTTGTATAGTACATAAGTCTACTGATGCACTGCCACTTGTGGCGGGGGACAATTGTTATATTGTGGTAACTGGCTTATTCCCTGAAACACTTGGGACAGTGGGGGTTGTTGTCCCTGAAAACCCTGAGGAACAAAGGGCTGAATTGGGAATGCCCCAGTTTGTTGTGGGGCCTGAGGCTGGCCCCTTTGCTCATTTCCTGACaatggttgcccatttttatcaaatttagaaTGACATTGACtagcccaatgttttccttttttacatcttGGACATAAGTCAGGTGGCTCTCTACCTGTAGTTGTAGTCGCTTGAATagttatattctgtttatttgagactgggcaattcTGTTTTAAATGACCAATTTGACCACAATTATAATATTTCCCTTCAAATGTTCTAACTTGTCCTCCTAAAACGACTCCCGCTATTGCTTGAGCCATAAGCGTAGCTTTATGCATAGCTCCTCCAGTTCCATCACAGGCTTTTACATACTCTGAGATTACATCTGATCCTGCAGGAATCTTTCCTTTCAATGGCTTAATGGTTGATTGACACTCAGGATTGGCGTTTTCGTATGCCATCAACTCCACTATGACTTTACGGGCTTCTTCATTGGCAATTGACTTTTGAGCAACATCTTGGAGCCTTGCCACAAAATCAGGGTAGGGCTCTTTCGAACCTTGTCTTACTGTATTAAATGAGGGGCAGGCAGTTCCTGGGTCTTGGATTTTTTCCCAGGCTCTAAGACAGATACCTCTAACTTGCTCAATGGCCTCATTTTGCATTAATGCTTGTTGACTAATAGTGCTCCAATTTTGACCTGTTCCCAATAGTTGATCTGCATCTATGTTAACTGGAGGATTGGCAGCCCTATTTCTTCGGACCTGTTCTTGCGCCCCATCAATCCACCAAGtcttaaattgtaaaaattgagagggtgagagagacGATTTTGCCAGAATCTCCCAATCATAAGGAATGAGTCTATGTCCATGAGCAATGGAATCTAATACTGTCCTCATATAAGGGGAGTTGGGTCCATACTGTTTTACTCCCTCTTTCAtatcttttagcatttttattgaaaaagacTTGTATCTGGCCTCAACTGTGAGAGGCTCTCCCTCTTGGGCTCCTTCTCCAGGTGGCATCAGTTCTAACATTACTGGGAATTGCCATGCCTCAGTATCTCCTTCCTTTCTTGATTTATCAATAATTTCATGTAATTCACTACCCTGTCTACTAGGTGGTGCCGTAGGATTAAGTCTCCTAGTGGGCGGCTGAGGGTAAGGTGCCCTGCCCTGTGGGGGGCATTCCTGGACATCCATACTGACTTTCTGGGGGTGGCCAATACTGAAGTTCAGCCGGCGGCCAGTATTGATAAGCTACTGGCGGTTGGGTCTTATTTTCTCTAACCTGCGTTTGATGTTGTAATGCTACGGGCATCTGACCTATTGGAAGAGGACTTGGCCCTCATGGTTTAGACTCTGATGGCCCCACTGATTCTGGacctttttcttctaattttaatgtTTCAGGATATATCACCTCCTGTAATTGATTATAGTCAACACTTTGCGTCGACTGAGCCATTACCGGCTCTGCTACATATTCGCAATGTAAACTTTCCGTTTCCTTTTGGGATTTTCTCCCTGTATTTTCTTTACAATCTATTACACAGCTTCCAGGGGCATCAGAAACTGAAACATTATCTTCTTCTGTTTGAAATGGTTCTAAAGCTGCTTTAATAATGGCCCAATCATTCCATACTGTAAGTGGAATTATATTACCCTTCCTACCTGCTTGTTTTAGTTCCTTACCAATTCTTTTCCAATCTTTTAGATCTAAAGTTCCTTGTTCTGGGAACCATGGGCAAAATTGTTCTATTATTTGAAATAGCTTGAttagattttttgtagatactttAACTCcccctctttttaaaagaattttaataaagctgagataagaggcatatttacttttagttttacttttagtttgtCCCATTATCACCCTAGCTTTCTTCCGAGTGCGCAAGCTTACCATAAGGCTGACTGTAGACGTACTCAGGATGTCTCGTCGACTTGTCCTCAATGACCACGCTCGAGCGTACCTTCACCCTAGAGAAAAGCCTCCACGTTGGGCACCAGAtgaaggggtgggttgcccctccacacctgtgggtgtttctcgttaggtggaacgagagacttggaaaagaaaaagacacagagacaaagtatagagaaagaaataaggggacccaggggaccagcgttcagcatatggaggatccccctggcttctgagttcccttagtatttattgattatttgtcggtgtttctcagagagggggatgtgtcatggtcagaagacaatagtggggagagggtcagcagacaaacatgtgaacaaaggtctttgcatcatagacgaggtaaagaatcaagtgctgtgctttagatatgcatacacataaacatctcaatgctttgctaagcagtattgctgcccacatgtctcacctccagccctaaggcggtttttccccatctcagtagatggaacgtacaatcgggttttatgccgagacattccattgcccagggactggcaggagacagatgccttcctcttgtctcaactgcaagaggcatgccttcctcttatactaatcctcctcagcacagaccctttacgggtgtcgggctgggagacggtcaggtctttcccttcccacgaggccatatttcagactatcacatggggagaaaccttggacagtacctggctttcctaggcagaggtccctgcggccttctgcagtttctgtgtccctgggtacttgagattagggagtggtgatgactcttaaggagcatgctgccttcaagcatttgtttaacaaagcacatcttgcacaacccttaatccatttaaccctgagtttgacacagcacatgtttcagagagcacggggttgggggtaaggtcacagattaacagcatctcgaggcagaagaatttttcttaatacagaacaaaatggagtctcttatgtctacttctttctacacagacatagcaacaatctgatctctcttgttactatgtctgtgtagaaagaagtagacatagtaacaatctgatctctctcgCTTTTCCCTACAAGTCCAGATGCCTTCAGGACCATACTTTCTCCAAAAACACACTAAGTTTATTAGTTTCAGAGCTGTTAATTTGACACTTGCTTTCTTAGAGTTTACTTAAAAATAGagtgtggggggaggggcaggaaGAGGGGCAGGAAGACAAAACCTAAAACTAAAATGTTAAGGATTTTGACTCGGATGGCAAAAATCATGTCATTTATAACATTTCAGTCAACGGTCTTACTGCATGCCACATCTTCATAGAAATCCTATTATCAAAGCCACCAGACACTATATTTGCTTCCTAATTATAGACCCTGAGCTAACAGTTGCTTTTTCTTCCCTATAATAACAACAACACTTTGTATTTATCTAGCGCCTTTCTTCCAACAAGCTCAAAATGCTTTGCAGACATTAACTCATGAATCCCGGCTTCTGGTGAATGGGATCGGTGGTGCCTCTTAGTCTCTATGTTTTGTAGTTGGAGAAAACAAGCAACTGAGCAAGCAGCCAAAGACATAGAGAGGAACATGTTGAGGAGTTCAGCTCTAGGGCCTTGGAGTTGACAGCAAAATGCTTCCTCTGTGTTTGCTTCTACTTAGCCTCCTCTGGACTTAAACAAAGGAGAATTCTTGGGTCTGATGAAGGTTCCATTTTGGACACTTTTCTCTCTACCTTTGCTTCCTCATCAGGATTTGCAAACATCTTTGCACAGTTGTTTAACTACTAATTCTAATCCTGAGCTTAGCCCTAAGGATTTCAATCACATCCATGATCCTTTCCCCACAAGCACCCACTTGTGGGTGCTTAGGGCGCCAAAACAATGAAACAGAAGACAAGCCTTCACCAAGGAGGTTAGGGGTTGCCTTTTAGACAAATTTAGTTGGTGGCTTGGGATTTCTATACCTTACACTGTTATTGAAAGTTTCCAAATGGATTTTCTCGGTGGTCTCCTTTAAaacttaactaaaaataaaatataggactGTAAAATCTTGGCGTTAGAAAAATCTTGGAGGCTGTCTAGAATTCCTTCTCCGATACTGCTGACATACCATCATTCAGCTGTTGCCTGAACATTTCCAGTTTTCAAGAAATTCAAACAATAGCCCATGTATTTGTTTAATAACTCTCATTAATAGAAATGTCTTCATTATATAAAACTGAAGTCATCTGCCTTTCTAATGCCATTTCATTCATGCTAGTTCTGCCCTCAGAAGAACTCAGCTAATACCAAACACTTCTAGTCACTTTGCAAAAATTTTAGGAAACTAATTTTCCCTTTAAGTTTTCTCTCCTCTAAGGTAAATACTCTCAGTTTTTAATGGTTCTTCACATGAATATTTTCCAGAACCTCCCTCCTCCTACATGCCATTCTCTGATTGAGCT
Above is a genomic segment from Pongo pygmaeus isolate AG05252 chromosome 11, NHGRI_mPonPyg2-v2.0_pri, whole genome shotgun sequence containing:
- the LOC129031592 gene encoding uncharacterized protein LOC129031592; translated protein: MCFVKQMLEGSMLLKSHHHSLISSTQGHRNCRRPQGPLPRKASLSFHLTRNTHRCGGATHPFIWCPTWRLFSRVKVRSSVVIEDKSTRHPEYVYSQPYGENQLPVWIPTRHLKFYNEPIRDAKKSTSVETETPQLSTVDSQDEQNSDKAEPPTWAQLKKLTQLATKCLENTKVTQTPRLLLAALMIVSTVVSLPMPAGAAAANYTYWAYVPFPPLIRAVTWMDNRIEVYVNDSVWVPGPTDDRCPAKPEEEGMMINISIGYRYPPICLGRAPGCLMPAVQNWLVEVPTVSPNSRFTYHMVSGMSLRPRVNYLQDFSYQRSLKFRPKGKPCPKEIPKGSKNTEALVWEECVANSVVILQNNEFGTIIDWAPRGQFYHNCSGQTQLCPSAQHWAGPTEEAHQRSPWGRPLRQFAVVTSQVLQPPDTSAFPSDKLKRLKRPEPAAASAHGRHVKLPVLSVDKQTVWIICLSVDAFPRPPPPVQATLALDLLVDVGGDFEAMEAALALALPAPGGNGEGFNVSMLEDKQKKNSQKGRRLRGSDSTRPAEREPGLSSLTNSQWGMQAPRQVPPSISSQEPGLTQRQRMSTGHNPFKGFPALAMASCTSHISSR